One genomic segment of Clostridia bacterium includes these proteins:
- a CDS encoding CocE/NonD family hydrolase: MKNSEWEFRFYRSGSHTADFIFGKSGVKYRSKDIETGEWPTYSVFDPASNEYDRLMPAVLQCLNEAEAVNWETDDEILLPSGKRYSRYMKVESKARGQKDTAWIWAMQGSGLPLDIVESNGSIIGFIMTARDRCNMLVKPGYEALTPLKQWDDPLISRDSHNVKNIGTFHVITRDGASLATDIWLPCPSDDSKRYPTVLIRTPYGRYSSIEFWHRFVRRGYALVIQDVRGRDDSDGEWVPYKYDREDGNDTLNWIAEQPWSDGNVGMTGASYLGNVQWATAASGNPHLKALVSMVTSGPTFIDIERRGGIYSSGSLAWAFMMADKSSNKEALKRDDWAEVAAIRPIKDIPQRALGRNIHFWDEHMQHPNNDEFWQNIDWTLDSHKIDVPSIIISGWYDDNGMGSTAAWEMNERNKRKNQKLIFGPWFHQFNSTRDIHGVAFGNTAIRYDLDVLCLRWFDRFLKNIDNGVEKEPVVQYYMVGANQWEKAEKWPPEQAVYKNAYIHSSGNSKTSSGDGKLDMTTAGDEPYDTYVFDPKDPTPFLIDVSENEMNVPENYKDVDKRDDVLVYTSSPLESDVAIAGNIFAEIYAASSARDTDWIVRLEDVDEEGNSIRLTDGILRARYRKSFEKPELIEPGAVEKYEIRMAKTANVFKKGHRIRVTITSGAKNLAFPNHNTGNNVPDDVEMVCAVQKIYHNGQYPSHVKLPIITHL; this comes from the coding sequence ATGAAAAACAGTGAGTGGGAATTTCGTTTTTACAGATCGGGAAGCCATACTGCCGATTTTATATTTGGCAAGTCTGGCGTAAAGTATCGCTCAAAGGATATAGAAACCGGTGAATGGCCGACCTACAGTGTGTTTGATCCAGCAAGCAATGAATACGATAGACTTATGCCTGCTGTATTGCAATGCCTAAATGAGGCTGAAGCCGTGAACTGGGAAACTGATGACGAAATATTGCTTCCCTCCGGCAAAAGATACAGCCGGTATATGAAAGTTGAAAGCAAAGCCCGTGGGCAGAAGGATACAGCCTGGATATGGGCTATGCAGGGCAGCGGCCTGCCTTTGGATATTGTGGAGAGTAATGGCTCAATTATAGGGTTCATAATGACAGCAAGAGACCGCTGCAATATGCTGGTAAAACCGGGATATGAAGCCCTGACCCCTTTGAAGCAGTGGGACGACCCTTTAATATCAAGAGACAGCCATAATGTGAAGAATATAGGTACATTCCATGTAATAACAAGAGATGGAGCGAGTTTAGCCACAGATATATGGCTGCCTTGTCCTTCTGATGACTCCAAAAGATATCCAACTGTATTAATAAGAACACCCTACGGAAGATACAGCAGCATAGAATTCTGGCACCGCTTCGTAAGAAGAGGCTATGCTCTGGTAATACAAGATGTACGTGGCAGAGATGATTCCGACGGGGAATGGGTTCCGTATAAATATGATAGAGAAGATGGGAACGACACCTTGAACTGGATAGCCGAACAGCCTTGGTCTGATGGAAATGTCGGCATGACAGGCGCCTCGTACTTGGGCAATGTCCAGTGGGCAACGGCAGCAAGCGGCAATCCTCATCTGAAAGCGCTGGTATCTATGGTTACTTCAGGGCCTACCTTCATAGACATTGAGAGAAGGGGTGGCATATATTCCTCCGGCTCACTTGCCTGGGCGTTTATGATGGCGGATAAAAGCTCCAACAAGGAAGCCTTAAAGCGTGATGATTGGGCTGAAGTGGCTGCCATACGCCCTATTAAGGATATTCCTCAAAGAGCTTTGGGAAGAAATATACACTTCTGGGATGAGCATATGCAGCATCCTAATAATGATGAATTCTGGCAGAATATTGACTGGACCTTAGATTCTCACAAGATAGATGTTCCCTCCATTATAATTTCCGGCTGGTATGACGACAACGGCATGGGATCCACGGCAGCATGGGAAATGAATGAGCGGAACAAGAGGAAGAATCAGAAACTCATCTTTGGGCCTTGGTTCCATCAGTTCAACAGTACAAGGGATATCCATGGGGTTGCCTTTGGGAATACTGCTATAAGATATGACCTTGATGTGCTGTGCTTACGTTGGTTTGACAGGTTCCTGAAAAATATCGATAACGGCGTGGAGAAGGAACCCGTAGTGCAGTACTATATGGTAGGAGCCAATCAGTGGGAAAAGGCTGAAAAATGGCCGCCTGAACAAGCAGTATATAAAAACGCTTACATTCATAGCTCTGGAAATTCAAAGACCAGCAGTGGGGATGGAAAACTTGACATGACTACTGCTGGGGATGAGCCTTATGACACCTATGTATTCGACCCTAAAGACCCCACCCCCTTCCTTATCGATGTCTCTGAAAACGAGATGAACGTCCCTGAAAATTACAAGGACGTAGACAAGAGAGACGATGTGCTGGTTTACACCTCCAGTCCTTTGGAAAGCGATGTCGCAATAGCAGGCAATATATTTGCAGAAATATATGCTGCCAGCTCTGCCAGGGATACCGACTGGATCGTACGGCTGGAGGATGTGGATGAGGAAGGGAATTCCATACGTCTTACAGATGGAATATTAAGGGCTAGATATAGAAAGTCCTTTGAGAAGCCGGAACTTATAGAGCCAGGTGCAGTTGAAAAATATGAGATACGAATGGCAAAGACAGCAAATGTATTTAAGAAGGGGCATCGAATCAGGGTAACAATAACTTCAGGAGCAAAGAACCTCGCCTTCCCCAACCACAATACCGGAAATAATGTGCCCGATGATGTGGAAATGGTGTGTGCAGTGCAGAAAATATATCATAATGGACAATACCCAAGCCATGTGAAGCTGCCGATAATTACTCATTTGTAG
- a CDS encoding hemerythrin domain-containing protein, giving the protein MKSIDILVEEHRYIKMVLKEIRRQCVEIVRGEDIDFQLFYNVIDFVRNFADKYHHKKEEDRLFNIMAEQLELGVVSGPIAGMLMEHDIGRAHIKDLENALKECQKGNMDAKVDIIANAIGYEQLLLKHIDKEDNAIYKHAERRLSKETLEKLDTEFEAVEKDSQNTATRNKYIEFAKSLGGNS; this is encoded by the coding sequence ATGAAATCGATAGATATCCTTGTAGAAGAGCATAGGTATATAAAAATGGTGCTTAAGGAAATTAGGAGACAGTGCGTAGAAATTGTGAGGGGCGAAGATATTGATTTCCAGCTGTTTTACAACGTAATTGACTTTGTGCGGAATTTTGCAGACAAGTATCATCATAAGAAGGAGGAAGACAGACTTTTCAACATCATGGCTGAGCAGCTGGAACTTGGGGTAGTAAGTGGCCCTATAGCGGGGATGCTTATGGAGCATGACATTGGCAGGGCTCACATTAAGGATTTGGAAAATGCTTTGAAGGAATGCCAAAAAGGCAATATGGATGCCAAGGTGGATATCATAGCGAATGCTATAGGCTACGAGCAGCTGCTTTTAAAGCATATAGACAAGGAAGATAATGCAATATACAAGCACGCAGAGAGGCGCTTGTCCAAGGAGACCCTGGAGAAGCTGGATACAGAATTTGAAGCTGTAGAAAAGGACAGCCAGAATACTGCAACAAGGAATAAGTATATTGAGTTCGCAAAGAGCTTAGGCGGCAATTCATAA